Proteins found in one Zea mays cultivar B73 chromosome 1, Zm-B73-REFERENCE-NAM-5.0, whole genome shotgun sequence genomic segment:
- the LOC100286236 gene encoding NifU-like protein 1, chloroplastic: MEASLAAAAVGLFPPPRIRIRITKSSPLPRHRCLQSGPSKIWTSGSRACLVAASASTPPAPGGGLYSAATYELTPENVDRVLDDVRPYLISDGGNVTVVAVEDGVISLKLEGACGSCPSSTTTMNMGIERVLKEKFGDAFKEIRQVFDGDQPAAETTAEAVNRHLDILRPAIANYGGSVDVLAVDGEDCLVRYDGPESIGSGIKAAIKEKFPDITSVVFTL, encoded by the exons ATGGAAGcgtcccttgccgccgccgccgtcggctTGTTCCCTCCACCGCGAATCCGCATCCGAATCACCAAATCGAGTCCCCTCCCACGCCATCGGTGCCTCCAATCCGGACCCTCCAAGATCTGGACCTCCGGTTCGCGGGCATGCCTGGTCGCGGCCTCCGCGTCCACACCGCCGGCGCCGGGAGGCGGCCTCTACTCGGCGGCGACGTACGAGCTGACCCCGGAAAACGTCGACCGCGTCCTGGACGACGTCCGGCCGTACCTCATCTCTGACGGGGGCAACGTCACCgtcgttgccgtcgaggacggtgTCATCTCCCTCAAGCTCGAAG GAGCTTGCGGCAGCTGCCCCAgctcgacgacgacgatgaatatGGGCATCGAGCGTGTGCTCAAGGAGAAGTTCGGCGACGCTTTCAAGGAAATCCGTCAGGTGTTCGACGGGGACCAGCCGGCGGCGGAGACAACGGCCGAG GCGGTGAACCGGCACCTGGACATACTGCGGCCAGCGATCGCGAACTACGGCGGGAGCGTGGATGTGTTGGCCGTCGATGGCGAGGACTGCCTGGTGAGGTACGACGGGCCGGAATCCATCGGCAGCGGTATCAAGGCGGCCATCAAGGAGAAATTCCCGGACATCACCAGTGTGGTGTTTACCCTGTAA
- the LOC100191798 gene encoding probable pre-mRNA-splicing factor ATP-dependent RNA helicase DEAH3 isoform X1: MGTERKRKVSLFDVVDETSVSAKLRAASNGAAATATGGNPSVNRWNGRPYTARYFDILEKRRTLPVWQQKEEFLRSLRDNQTLILVGETGSGKTTQIPQFVLETEGLGNRSMVACTQPRRVAAMSVSRRVAEEMDVTIGEEVGYSIRFEDCSSHKTVLKYLTDGMLLREAMADPLLEKYKVIVLDEAHERTLATDVLFGLLKEVLKNRPDLKLVVMSATLEAEKFQGYFNGAPLMKVPGRLHPVEIFYTQEPERDYLEAAIRTVMQIHMCEPAGDILVFLTGEEEIEDACRKINKETNNMGDQVGPVKVVPLYSTLPPAMQQKIFEPAPAPLKEGGPPGRKIVVSTNIAETSLTIDGIVYVIDPGFSKQKVYNPRIRVESLLVSPISKASAHQRAGRAGRTQPGKCFRLYTEKSFNEDLQPQTYPEILRSNLANTVLTLKKLGIDDLVHFDFMDPPAPETLMRALEVLNYLGALDDEGNLTQLGEMMSEFPLDPQMSKMLVISPKYNCSNEILSVSAMLSAPNCFLRPRDAQKAADEAKARFGHIDGDHLTLLNVYHAYKQNNEDPQWCYENFVNSRALKSADNVRQQLVRIMTRFNLKMCSTDFNSREYYVNIRKAMLAGYFMQVAHLERTGHYLTVKDNQVVHLHPSNCMDHKPEWVIYNEYVLTTRNFIRTVTDIRGDWLIDIAPHYYDLSNFPSCEAKRVLERLYNKRERERAANRG; the protein is encoded by the exons ATGGGGACGGAGCGGAAGCGGAAGGTGAGCCTGTTCGACGTGGTCGACGAGACGTCCGTCTCCGCCAAGCTGCGCGCCGCCTCCAACGGTGCCGCCGCCACCGCGACTGGGGGCAACCCGTCTGTCAACCGGTGGAACGGGCGGCCCTACACGGCACGGTACTTCGATATCCTCGAGAAGCGCCGTACGCTCCCCGTGTGGCagcagaaggaggagttcctccgCTCCCTCCGCGACAACCAGACCCTCATCCTCGTCGGCGAAACTGGAAGCGGGAAGACAACTCAG ATCCCCCAATTTGTTCTTGAGACGGAAGGCTTGGGTAACCGTTCCATGGTTGCCTGCACTCAGCCTCGGAGGGTCGCAGCAATGTCAGTCTCCAGGCGTGTGGCGGAGGAGATGGATGTTACTATTGGGGAAGAAGTGGGTTATAGCATTCGATTTGAGGATTGCAGCAGCCACAAAACTGTTCTCAA ATATTTGACAGATGGTATGCTTCTGAGAGAAGCAATGGCAGACCCACTTTTAGAGAAGTACAAGGTGATTGTTCTTGATGAGGCTCATGAGAGGACTTTAGCAACAGATGTTCTGTTTGGGCTTCTGAAGGAAGTTCTAAAAAATAGACCAGATTTGAAGCTTGTTGTTATGAGTGCTACCCTCGAAGCAGAGAAATTCCAGGGTTACTTCAATGGTGCACCCTTGATGAAGGTGCCTGGGAGACTTCATCCAGTTGAGATATTTTACACCCAAGAACCAGAGAGGGACTACCTAGAGGCTGCTATCAGGACGGTTATGCAAATACATATGTGTGAACCTGCTGGTGATATCCTTGTATTCCTTACAGGAGAAGAGGAGATTGAGGATGCATGCCGGAAAATCAACAAGGAAACTAATAATATGGGAGATCAGGTTGGCCCAGTTAAAGTCGTGCCtttgtactccacactgcccccaGCCATGCAGCAGAAGATTTTTGAACCTGCTCCTGCCCCATTGAAGGAAGGAGGTCCTCCTGGAAGGAAAATTGTTGTGTCCACCAACATTGCTGAAACATCCTTAACTATAGATGGCATAGTTTATGTGATAGACCCGGGGTTTTCCAAACAGAAAGTTTACAACCCAAGAATAAGGGTGGAATCCCTTCTGGTGTCACCCATTTCTAAGGCAAGTGCTCATCAGAGAGCTGGTCGTGCTGGACGAACACAACCCGGGAAGTGTTTTAGGCTATACACGGAGAAGAGTTTTAATGAGGATTTGCAACCACAGACATACCCAGAAATTCTTCGGTCGAACCTGGCAAATACAGTTCTTACCTTGAAGAAACTTGGAATTGATGATTTAGTGCATTTTGACTTTATGGATCCTCCAGCACCAGAAACTCTAATGAGGGCCTTAGAAGTTTTGAACTATTTGGGTGCACTAGATGATGAAGGTAATCTGACACAGTTAGGTGAGATGATGAGCGAGTTTCCcctggatccacaaatgtcgaagatgCTCGTCATCAGTCCAAAATACAACTGTTCGAATGAAATCTTATCAGTATCTGCCATGCTGTCAG CACCCAATTGCTTCCTCCGGCCTAGGGATGCTCAAAAGGCTGCTGATGAGGCGAAGGCTCGATTTGGCCACATTGACGGGGACCATCTGACGCTTCTGAATGTATACCATGCATACAAACAAAACA ATGAAGATCCCCAGTGGTGTTACGAGAACTTTGTCAATTCAAGAGCACTTAAGTCTGCAGACAATGTCAGACAACAGCTTGTTCGCATCATGACTAGATTCAACCTCAAGATGTGCAGCACGGATTTCAATAGCCGTGAGTACTATGTCAATATCAGGAAAGCCATGCTTGCGGGGTATTTCATGCAGGTCGCTCACCTGGAACGAACTGGACATTACCTGACTGTAAAAGATAACCAG GTCGTCCATCTTCATCCCTCCAATTGTATGGACCATAAACCAGAGTGGGTCATCTATAATGAATATGTCTTGACCACCAGGAATTTCATTCGCACAGTCACCGATATCCGTGGGGACTG GCTAATTGATATTGCGCCACATTACTATGATCTGAGCAATTTCCCGTCATGTGAGGCCAAGCGTGTTCTTGAGAGGCTGTATAACAAGCGAGAGAGGGAAAGAGCTGCAAATAGAGGCTGA
- the LOC100191798 gene encoding Probable pre-mRNA-splicing factor ATP-dependent RNA helicase DEAH3, which produces MLLREAMADPLLEKYKVIVLDEAHERTLATDVLFGLLKEVLKNRPDLKLVVMSATLEAEKFQGYFNGAPLMKVPGRLHPVEIFYTQEPERDYLEAAIRTVMQIHMCEPAGDILVFLTGEEEIEDACRKINKETNNMGDQVGPVKVVPLYSTLPPAMQQKIFEPAPAPLKEGGPPGRKIVVSTNIAETSLTIDGIVYVIDPGFSKQKVYNPRIRVESLLVSPISKASAHQRAGRAGRTQPGKCFRLYTEKSFNEDLQPQTYPEILRSNLANTVLTLKKLGIDDLVHFDFMDPPAPETLMRALEVLNYLGALDDEGNLTQLGEMMSEFPLDPQMSKMLVISPKYNCSNEILSVSAMLSAPNCFLRPRDAQKAADEAKARFGHIDGDHLTLLNVYHAYKQNNEDPQWCYENFVNSRALKSADNVRQQLVRIMTRFNLKMCSTDFNSREYYVNIRKAMLAGYFMQVAHLERTGHYLTVKDNQVVHLHPSNCMDHKPEWVIYNEYVLTTRNFIRTVTDIRGDWLIDIAPHYYDLSNFPSCEAKRVLERLYNKRERERAANRG; this is translated from the exons ATGCTTCTGAGAGAAGCAATGGCAGACCCACTTTTAGAGAAGTACAAGGTGATTGTTCTTGATGAGGCTCATGAGAGGACTTTAGCAACAGATGTTCTGTTTGGGCTTCTGAAGGAAGTTCTAAAAAATAGACCAGATTTGAAGCTTGTTGTTATGAGTGCTACCCTCGAAGCAGAGAAATTCCAGGGTTACTTCAATGGTGCACCCTTGATGAAGGTGCCTGGGAGACTTCATCCAGTTGAGATATTTTACACCCAAGAACCAGAGAGGGACTACCTAGAGGCTGCTATCAGGACGGTTATGCAAATACATATGTGTGAACCTGCTGGTGATATCCTTGTATTCCTTACAGGAGAAGAGGAGATTGAGGATGCATGCCGGAAAATCAACAAGGAAACTAATAATATGGGAGATCAGGTTGGCCCAGTTAAAGTCGTGCCtttgtactccacactgcccccaGCCATGCAGCAGAAGATTTTTGAACCTGCTCCTGCCCCATTGAAGGAAGGAGGTCCTCCTGGAAGGAAAATTGTTGTGTCCACCAACATTGCTGAAACATCCTTAACTATAGATGGCATAGTTTATGTGATAGACCCGGGGTTTTCCAAACAGAAAGTTTACAACCCAAGAATAAGGGTGGAATCCCTTCTGGTGTCACCCATTTCTAAGGCAAGTGCTCATCAGAGAGCTGGTCGTGCTGGACGAACACAACCCGGGAAGTGTTTTAGGCTATACACGGAGAAGAGTTTTAATGAGGATTTGCAACCACAGACATACCCAGAAATTCTTCGGTCGAACCTGGCAAATACAGTTCTTACCTTGAAGAAACTTGGAATTGATGATTTAGTGCATTTTGACTTTATGGATCCTCCAGCACCAGAAACTCTAATGAGGGCCTTAGAAGTTTTGAACTATTTGGGTGCACTAGATGATGAAGGTAATCTGACACAGTTAGGTGAGATGATGAGCGAGTTTCCcctggatccacaaatgtcgaagatgCTCGTCATCAGTCCAAAATACAACTGTTCGAATGAAATCTTATCAGTATCTGCCATGCTGTCAG CACCCAATTGCTTCCTCCGGCCTAGGGATGCTCAAAAGGCTGCTGATGAGGCGAAGGCTCGATTTGGCCACATTGACGGGGACCATCTGACGCTTCTGAATGTATACCATGCATACAAACAAAACA ATGAAGATCCCCAGTGGTGTTACGAGAACTTTGTCAATTCAAGAGCACTTAAGTCTGCAGACAATGTCAGACAACAGCTTGTTCGCATCATGACTAGATTCAACCTCAAGATGTGCAGCACGGATTTCAATAGCCGTGAGTACTATGTCAATATCAGGAAAGCCATGCTTGCGGGGTATTTCATGCAGGTCGCTCACCTGGAACGAACTGGACATTACCTGACTGTAAAAGATAACCAG GTCGTCCATCTTCATCCCTCCAATTGTATGGACCATAAACCAGAGTGGGTCATCTATAATGAATATGTCTTGACCACCAGGAATTTCATTCGCACAGTCACCGATATCCGTGGGGACTG GCTAATTGATATTGCGCCACATTACTATGATCTGAGCAATTTCCCGTCATGTGAGGCCAAGCGTGTTCTTGAGAGGCTGTATAACAAGCGAGAGAGGGAAAGAGCTGCAAATAGAGGCTGA